One window from the genome of Glycine soja cultivar W05 chromosome 12, ASM419377v2, whole genome shotgun sequence encodes:
- the LOC114378950 gene encoding protein MAIN-LIKE 1-like: MKFERMKSVMEFAERPELKLSSHGRKVHSLGRSVLAIEGLVVGTGLSPLIACSIDTGDWGLLSLFVEQWHRETSSFHLPVGEPLHVDDAVQMLVDILMVSAKAARAEIGQCHGPYVRPQWVRDIYERRCQAGHWTVAAREYLLHLLGWTLFANKSATNVHVVYLEALRDLSQTGRYAWGVDALVHMYDHLNDASISSSRQLGDYITLLLCWIYKHFPSVAESTADQDYNEDSPHACRWIATKKTVKSIRTPANRERLDRLWIPDVCWIPYGEHRPVWDFHMISCYSGLLRWGPVAVYYQPERVMRQFGYTQTIPAPPVDSWVSYDDIHDRWMHYSNHMVLAGQTSDPLPNGHALQSRVIPQAPETDIPHVLEPGAPSTSARPAVEEPRHAMEVCYGIVERLEHHLSLGVVTPGLSTHEVIEECLRMVRSVTQDQLVYVRSRRRQHTDQA, from the exons ATGAAATTTGAGAGAATGAAATCAGTGATGGAATTTGCG GAGCGTCCTGAGTTGAAGTTATCCTCTCATGGGAGGAAGGTCCATAGTTTAGGCAGGTCTGTCCTTGCCATTGAGGGACTAGTTGTTGGGACAGGACTAAGTCCTCTGATCGCGTGTTCGATAGACACTGGCGATTGGGGACTTTTGTCCTTGTTTGTTGAGCAGTGGCACCGAGAGACGTCTAGTTTCCATCTCCCTGTGGGAGAG CCCTTGCACGTGGATGATGCAGTTCAGATGCTGGTGGACATATTGATGGTCTCTGCAAAGGCTGCCAGGGCTGAGATAGGGCAGTGTCATGGACCGTACGTACGCCCTCAATGGGTACGTGATATCTACGAGCGTCGATGCCAGGCAGGTCATTGGACAGTTGCGGCTCGTGagtatcttcttcatcttctgggTTGGACTctatttgctaacaagagtgcaaccaatGTTCATGTTGTGTATTTGGAGGCCCTTCGTGACCTCAGTCAGACCGGGAGGTACGCCTGGGGAGTAGATGCGCTGGTGCATATGTACGACCACCTGAACGATGCCTCTATCAGCAGTAGCCGACAACTTGGCGATTACATCACACTACTGCTG TGCTGGATATACAAGCACTTTCCCTCAGTCGCAGAGTCCACTGCTGATCAAGACTACAACGAGGATTCACCGCATGCCTGTAGGTGGATTGCCACGAAGAAGACCGTGAAGAGCATACGTACACCGGCGAACAGGGAGCGCCTGGACCGACTCTGGATTCCGGATGTCTGTTGGATCCCATATGGGGAGCACCGACCGGTCTGGGACTTCCATATGATTTCATGCTATTCTGGTCTCTTGCGGTGGGGGCCCGTTGCTGTGTATTACCAACCAGAGAGGGTTATGCGACAGTTTGGATACACCCAGACCATTCCTGCTCCGCCTGTCGATTCATGGGTGTCATATGATGATATACACGACAGGTGGATGCACTATTCGAATCATATGGTTCTAGCAG GCCAGACATCAGATCCTCTGCCAAATGGTCATGCTTTGCAATCCCGAGTCATCCCTCAGGCCCCAGAGACAGATATCCCTCACGTGCTAGAGCCAGGAGCACCATCGACATCTGCGAGGCCCGCTGTGGAGGAGCCTAGACATGCAATG GAAGTTTGCTATGGGATTGTTGAGAGGTTGGAGCACCATTTGAGCCTAGGGGTGGTCACGCCAGGCTTATCGACACATGAGGTGATCGAAGAATGCCTCAGGATGGTCAGGAGTGTCACACAAGACCAGCTAGTATATGTTAGGTCTCGACGTAGGCAGCACACAGATCAAGCGTAG